In a genomic window of Saccharomyces kudriavzevii IFO 1802 strain IFO1802 genome assembly, chromosome: 2:
- the MEC1 gene encoding protein kinase MEC1 (similar to Saccharomyces cerevisiae MEC1 (YBR136W); ancestral locus Anc_3.401) — translation MESHVKYLDELILAIKDLNSGAGSGVQVKRVPPDPPSSQEYAKSLKILNTLIRNLKDQRRNNIMKYDTIFAKSVSALALLLKYNPFLLVMKDADGKLQIQRLIDDFLGISVLNYDNHHRIWFVRRKLGSWCKDCVQYYGKAVKLQLAAHLENVMNFHEQALTDVLLGNTELAMFYDTLRGLYVLLYWFTSEYDTFGNSIAFLDSSLGFTKFDLNFQRLIRIVLYVFDSCQISTLEYAELQLKYVSLIANYVCNRTITTTLSAPTLVSSEQLKFALTTIHRFLDSKCGLLDNDPTMAKAILRLYSLCISNDFSKCFIEHFPIDQWADFSQSEVFPFTQLTNKALSIVHFDLKIRSLPVEALKYNNRYKIWTYQPEQDLNMKNVTSPFDDRYKQLEKLRLLILKKFKSTQKETLLQYRLNQLSPGFFQRTKNDFKLILNETSVSIQTCFKTNNITKLTSWTVVLGRLACLESQKFSNNLPNSTRNMNDWYVCHLCDVEKTGNPFERIYSDRPEAANKSEVFKMLHSNFLSHPNVEKFSESLLSGILLSLQRIFSHFQPPKLTDENDQISKTFEVVQKCFMNTNRYLRLLSSRIVPLLNISDSHNSEDEHTATLIKFLQSQKSPVVRENLVIAWTQLTLTTSNDVFDTLLLKLIDIFNSDDYSLRIMMTFQIKNMAKILKKTPYQLLSPILPVLLRQLGKNLVEKKVGFQNLIELLGYSSKTILDIFQRYIIPYAIIQYKSDVLSEIAKIMCDGEASLINQLKVTLLKKNSRQIFAVALVKHGLFSLDILETLFLNRAPTFDKRYITAYLPDYKTLAEITKLYKNSVTKDASDRENANMILCSLRFLITNFEKDKRHGSKYKTMNNWTDDQERTFQKKLQDNILGIFQVFSSDIHDVEGRTTYYEKLRVINGISFLIIYAPKKSIISALAQISICLQTGLGLSEVRYEAFRCWHLLVRHLNDEELSTVIDSLVAFILQKWTEFNGKLRNIVYSILDTLIKEKSDLILKLKPYTTLALVGKPELGILARDGQFARMVNKIRSTTDLISIFADNLKSSNKYVINQNLDDIEVYLRRKQTERSIDFSSKKVGHTSDITLVLGALLDTSHKFRNLDMKLCEKCAKCISMIGVLDVTKHEFKRSTYSENEVYDLNDSFQTIKFLIWVINDILVPAFWQSENPSKQLFVALVIQESLKYCGLSSESWNINQKELYPNEAKLWEKFNSISKTTIYPLISSLYLAQSWKEYVPLKYPSNNFKEGYKIWVKRFTLDLLKTGTTENHPLHVFSSLIREDDGSLSNFLLPYISLDVIIKAEKETPYADILSGIIIEFDSIFTCNLEGMNNLQVDSLRMCYESIFRVFEYCKKWATQFKQNYSKLHGTFIIKDTKTVDMLSRIEKFLQATPSDLLAQRSLETDSFERSSLYLEQCYRKNPRDKNQSEQLLKNLQITYEEIGDIDSLDGVLRTFATGNLVSKIEELQYSENWKLAQDCFNVLGKFSDEPKTTTRMLKSMYDHQLYSQILSSFSSHSADDKISLAPEVKEWYSIGLEAANLEGNIHTLKNWVEQIESLRSIDDREVLLQYNIAKALIAISNDEPLRTQKFIHNSFRLVGTNFITASKETTLLKKQNLLMKLHSLYDLSLLSSAKDKFECKTNTTILDYRMERIGADFVPNHYILSMRKSFDQLKLNEQASADLGRTFFTLAQLARNNSRLDIASESLMYCLEKKLPQAELEFAEILWKQGENDRALKIVQEIHEKYQEDSSVNSRDRAAVLLKFTEWLDLSNNSASEQIIKQYQDIFQIDSKWDEPYYSIGLYYSRLLERKKAEGYITNGRFEYRAISYFLLAFEKNTAKVRENLPKVVTFWLDIAAASISEGSGNRKEMLSKATEDICSHVEEALQHCPTYIWYFVLTQLLSRLLHSHQSSAQIIMHILLSLAVEYPSHILWYISALVNSNSPKRVLRGKHILEKYRQHSQNPQDLVSTALDLTKALTRVCLQDVKSVTSRAGKSLEKDFKFNMNLAPSAMAVPVRQNLDIISPIESDSMRGYQPFRTVVTIIRFGSSYKVFSSLKKPKQLNIIGSDGNIYGIMCKKEDVRQDNQYMQFATTMDFLLSKDIASRKRNLGINIYSVLSLREDCGILEMVPNVVTVRSILSTKYESLKIKYSLKNLHDRWQHTAADGKLDFYMEQVEKFPPILYQWFLENFPDPINWFAARNTYARSYAVMAMVGHILGLGDRHCENILLDIQTGKVLHVDFDCLFEKGKRLPVPEIVPFRLTPNLLDALGIIGTEGTFKKSSEVTLALMRKNEIALMNVIETIMYDRNMDHSIQKALKVLRNKIRGIDPQDGLVLSVAGQTETLIQESTSEENLSKMYIGWLPFW, via the coding sequence ATGGAATCACACGTCAAATACCTTGACGAGCTCATACTGGCCATAAAAGACCTAAACTCTGGCGCGGGCTCGGGAGTGCAGGTCAAAAGAGTGCCTCCGGACCCACCCTCTTCTCAGGAGTACGCCAAAAGTTTAAAGATCCTGAATACCCTCATAAGGAACTTGAAGGACCAAAGAAGGaataatataatgaaatatGATACAATTTTTGCCAAGTCTGTTTCTGCCCTCGCCCTTCTGTTGAAGTATAATCCCTTTCTACTAGTCATGAAGGATGCTGATGGGAAACTCCAAATACAAAGGCTGATAGACGACTTTCTTGGCATATCCGTTTTGAATTATGATAACCATCATAGGATATGGTTTGTGAGGAGAAAGCTGGGCAGCTGGTGCAAGGATTGTGTACAGTACTATGGAAAGGCCGTTAAATTGCAGCTTGCTGCACATTTAGAAAATGTCATGAATTTTCACGAACAAGCTTTGACAGATGTCCTTTTGGGTAACACGGAACTCGCCATGTTCTATGACACGTTAAGAGGTTTATACGTCCTTTTATACTGGTTCACCTCCGAGTATGATACTTTTGGGAACTCCATAGCGTTCTTGGATTCTTCTTTAGGGTTCACCAAATTTGACCTGAATTTCCAACGTCTAATAAGAATCGTTCTTTATGTATTTGATTCCTGCCAAATATCAACATTAGAATATGCCGAACTTCAACTCAAATACGTTTCACTGATTGCGAATTATGTTTGCAACAGAACAATAACCACTACCCTGAGCGCACCAACACTAGTTAGTAGTGAACAACTGAAATTCGCTTTGACTACTATACATCGCTTTTTGGATAGCAAATGTGGGCTCCTAGATAATGATCCCACAATGGCAAAAGCGATTTTACGACTTTATTCTCTCTGTATTTCCAATGATTTCTCAAAATGCTTCATAGAGCACTTTCCCATTGATCAATGGGCAGATTTTTCGCAGAGCGAAGTTTTCCCATTTACTCAATTGACCAATAAAGCTCTCTCAATTGTTCATTTCGATTTAAAAATAAGGTCCTTGCCTGTTGAAGCTTTGAAGTACAACAATAGATATAAAATTTGGACTTACCAGCCGGAACAGGActtgaatatgaaaaatgttACTTCCCCATTTGATGATCGATATAAACAACTAGAAAAACTAAGATTATTAATACTAAAGAAGTTCAAAAGTACACAAAAGGAAACGTTACTCCAATACCGCCTAAACCAATTAAGTCCTGGTTTCTTTCAGAGAACTAAAAACGATTTTAAATTAATTCTAAACGAAACGTCAGTATCCATTCAAACATGTTTTAAGACAAATAACATAACGAAGCTGACATCATGGACTGTAGTTCTCGGACGGCTAGCGTGTTTGGAATCACAAAAGTTTTCGAACAATCTTCCGAATTCTACAAGGAATATGAATGACTGGTACGTTTGTCATTTATGCGATGTTGAGAAAACTGGGAATCCGTTTGAACGAATATATTCGGATAGACCAGAAGCCGCGAATAAATCAGAAGTCTTCAAAATGCTCCATTCAAACTTCCTATCTCACCCTAACGTGGAAAAATTTAGTGAATCTCTACTAAGCGGCATCTTACTTTCCCTGCAAAGAATTTTCTCTCACTTTCAACCACCAAAGCTTACGGATGAGAATGATCAAATTAGCAAGACTTTTGAAGTAGTTCAAAAATGCTTCATGAATACTAATAGATATCTACGTTTATTGAGTAGCAGAATTGTTCCTCTGCTCAATATATCTGACTCACATAATTCGGAGGATGAACATACCGCTACGCTCATAAAATTTTTACAGTCTCAAAAATCACCAGTCGTAAGAGAAAACTTAGTTATTGCTTGGACACAATTGACATTAACGACTTCCAATGACGTGTTTGACACCCTACTTTTGAAACTGATCGACATTTTTAATTCCGATGATTACAGTCTTcgaataatgatgacttttcaaataaaaaacatggccaaaattttaaagaaaacaccTTATCAATTATTATCACCAATTTTGCCTGTTTTACTAAGACAATTGggaaaaaatcttgtggaaaaaaaagttggatTCCAAAATCTAATCGAATTATTGGGCTACTCCTCTAAAACTATTCTTGACATTTTCCAGAGATATATCATCCCTTATGCTATTATTCAGTACAAAAGCGATGTTCTAAGTGAAATTGCCAAAATTATGTGTGATGGCGAGGCTAGTTTAATTAACCAATTGAAAGTGactttgttgaaaaaaaacagtagGCAGATATTTGCGGTGGCGCTGGTGAAACATGGGCTTTTTTCTCTAGATATATTGGAAACTCTTTTCCTTAACAGGGCTCCCACTTTTGACAAACGATATATTACAGCCTACCTTCCTGATTACAAAACATTGGCTGAAATAACAAAGCTCTACAAAAATAGCGTTACCAAAGATGCAAGCGACAGAGAAAATGCGAACATGATTTTGTGCTCTTTGCGGTTTTTAATCACtaactttgaaaaagacaaaagaCATGGCTCGAAATACAAAACTATGAATAATTGGACAGATGATCAGGAAcgaacttttcaaaagaagttACAAGACAATATTTTAGGTATTTTTCAGGTATTTTCGAGTGATATACACGATGTTGAAGGTCGCACCACTTATTACGAAAAATTAAGGGTTATCAATGGTATTTCCTTCCTTATCATATATGcaccaaaaaaatccataATTTCTGCGTTAGCCCAAATTAGCATTTGTTTGCAAACGGGACTTGGACTTAGTGAAGTTCGATATGAGGCATTCAGATGTTGGCATTTGTTGGTTCGCCATttaaatgatgaagagctATCTACTGTTATAGATAGCTTAGTAGCATTTatacttcaaaaatggacCGAATTCAATGGAAAGCTTCGAAATATAGTATATAGTATACTGGATACCctaatcaaagaaaaatccgATTTGATTCTGAAATTGAAACCGTACACTACACTAGCTCTAGTAGGCAAGCCTGAATTGGGGATTTTAGCTCGTGATGGTCAATTCGCAAGAATGGTGAATAAAATAAGGAGCACTACAGACCTTATATCCATATTTGCTGATAATTTAAAGAGCAGTAACAAATATGTCATAAATCAGAATTTGGATGACATAGAGGTTTATCTGAGAAGAAAGCAAACAGAGAGGTCtattgatttttcatcgaAAAAGGTTGGCCATACGTCCGATATAACTTTGGTTCTGGGTGCTTTACTAGATACCTCTCATAAGTTTAGAAATTTAGACATGAAATTATGTGAGAAATGCGCAAAATGCATTAGTATGATTGGTGTTTTGGACGTTACAAAGCATGAATTTAAAAGAAGTACTTATTCGGAAAACGAAGTTTACGACCTTAATGATAGTTTTCaaacaataaaatttttaatATGGGTGATCAACGATATTCTGGTTCCTGCATTTTGGCAAAGTGAGAATCCTAGCAAGCAGTTGTTCGTTGCTCTTGTTATTCAGGAATCATTGAAATACTGTGGTCTAAGCTCAGAATCATGGAATATCAACCAAAAGGAGTTATACCCAAATGAGGCTAAACTATGGGAAAAGTTCAATTCTATCTCAAAGACCACAATTTATCCGCTCATATCTTCCTTGTATCTCGCACAATCTTGGAAGGAGTATGTGCCGCTGAAGTATCCTTCCAATAACTTCAAGGAAGGATATAAAATCTGGGTGAAAAGATTCACATTAGATTTATTAAAAACAGGCACAACAGAAAATCACCCCCTGCAtgtgttttcttctttaattAGAGAGGACGATGGCTCactatcaaattttttgcttccTTATATTTCTCTTGATGTTATCATTAAGgcggaaaaagaaactccATACGCAGACATCTTAAGCGGAATCATCATTGAATTTGACAGCATATTTACATGTAATCTGGAAGGGATGAATAACTTGCAAGTGGATTCTTTGAGAATGTGCTATGAATCAATTTTTAGGGTTTTCGAGTATTGCAAAAAATGGGCAACCCAATTCAAGCAAAATTATAGTAAGTTACATGGCACTTTTATCATAAAGGATACAAAAACAGTCGATATGCTTTCGAGGATAGAAAAGTTTCTACAAGCTACACCTTCAGATTTATTAGCTCAACGCTCCTTAGAGACGGATTCATTCGAAAGATCCTCTCTATACCTTGAACAGTGTTATCGAAAAAACCCTCGTGATAAGAATCAAAGTGAACAactactgaaaaatttgcaaATTACATATGAAGAAATCGGCGATATTGACTCCCTCGATGGTGTGTTGAGAACTTTTGCCACAGGGAACTTAGTTTCCAAAATCGAAGAGTTACAATATTCAGAAAATTGGAAACTTGCGCAAGATTGCTTTAACGTACTCGGTAAATTTTCAGATGAACCCAAAACTACTACCAGGATGCTAAAGTCTATGTATGATCATCAACTATATTCTCAAATACTTTCAAGCTTTTCCTCTCATTCTGCAGAtgataaaatttcattagCTCCAGAGGTAAAGGAATGGTATAGCATAGGCCTTGAAGCTGCAAACCTGGAAGGTAACATCCacactttgaaaaattgggtAGAACAAATAGAGAGCTTAAGGAGTATTGATGATAGAGAGGTGCTTTTACAGTATAACATTGCCAAAGCCTTGATTGCCATCTCTAATGACGAGCCATTGAGAACTCAAAAGTTCATCCACAATTCCTTTAGACTTGTTGGAACAAATTTCATAACAGCGTCTAAAGAGACGACgttgttgaagaaacaaaatttattgatgaaattaCACAGTCTATATGACCTCAGTTTACTGTCTTCTGCCAAAGATAAATTTGAATGCAAAACCAACACTACGATACTTGATTACCGAATGGAACGTATCGGAGCTGACTTTGTACCCAATCATTACATATTATCAATGAGAAAGTCATTTGAccaattgaaattgaatgaacAAGCAAGTGCAGACTTAGGGAGAACATTTTTCACCTTAGCCCAATTGGCGAGAAACAACTCTAGATTAGACATAGCTTCGGAATCACTGATGTATTGCTTAGAGAAGAAGTTGCCTCAGGCAGAGTTGGAGTTTGCTGAAATACTATGGAAGCAAGGTGAGAATGATAGAGCTCTAAAAATAGTACAAGAAAtacatgaaaaatatcaagaagatTCTTCGGTTAACTCTCGTGATCGTGCTGCCGTACTACTAAAGTTTACCGAATGGTTAGACCTTTCGAACAATTCGGCGTCTGAGCAAATTATCAAACAGTATCAGGATATCTTTCAGATTGATTCCAAATGGGACGAACCCTATTACTCTATTGGGTTATACTATAGTAGGTTACTTGAACGGAAAAAAGCAGAGGGTTACATTACTAATGGCCGTTTCGAATATAGGGCAATATCTTACTTTCTATTGgcatttgaaaagaacacAGCCAAGGTGAGAGAAAATTTACCAAAGGTAGTCACGTTTTGGCTAGATATTGCTGCCGCATCAATTTCTGAAGGTTCCGGAAACAGAAAGGAAATGTTGAGTAAAGCAACAGAAGATATATGTAGTCATGTTGAAGAGGCATTGCAACATTGTCCCACATATATTTGGTACTTCGTTTTGACTCAGTTATTGTCTAGATTACTACATTCTCATCAGTCATCGGCCCAAATAATAATGCATATACTTTTAAGTTTGGCTGTTGAATATCCATCTCACATTTTGTGGTATATTTCTGCTCTTGTCAATTCTAATTCTCCGAAGAGAGTTCTTCGTGGGAAACATATTCTAGAAAAGTATAGACAACATTCGCAAAATCCCCAGGACTTGGTTTCTACTGCATTAGATTTAACGAAAGCATTAACTCGGGTTTGCTTGCAAGATGTCAAGAGTGTTACAAGTAGAGCAGGTAAATCTTTAGAAAAAGACTTTAAATTTAATATGAATTTGGCTCCATCCGCAATGGCGGTTCCAGTAAGACAGAATTTAGATATTATTTCCCCTATCGAGTCTGACTCAATGAGGGGCTACCAACCATTTAGGACAGTCGTTACTATAATTAGGTTTGGATCATCTTATAAGGTATTTTCGTCACTAAAGAAACCTAAGCAATTAAACATAATAGGATCAGATGGCAATATTTATGGAATAATGTGTAAGAAGGAAGATGTTCGACAAGATAACCAATATATGCAATTCGCAACAACAatggattttcttctgAGTAAAGACATagcttcaagaaaaagaaatctaGGCATAAACATCTACTCTGTGCTGTCCCTTCGAGAGGATTGTGGCATATTGGAAATGGTACCTAACGTTGTTACTGTAAGATCAATCCTTTCGACAAAGTATGAAAGtctaaaaataaagtatagtttaaaaaatttacatGATAGATGGCAGCACACTGCAGCAGATGGGAAACTAGATTTTTATATGGAGCAAGTGGAAAAGTTCCCTCCGATATTATATCAATGGTTTTTAGAAAACTTTCCAGACCCGATTAATTGGTTTGCTGCTAGAAATACTTACGCCAGATCTTATGCCGTCATGGCCATGGTGGGACATATATTAGGTTTAGGTGATAGGCATTGTGAAAATATCCTGCTGGATATACAGACGGGTAAAGTTCTCCATGTTGATTTTGACtgtttatttgaaaaagggaagAGATTACCTGTTCCAGAAATTGTCCCATTTAGATTGACGCCAAATTTACTGGATGCATTAGGCATTATTGGAACGGAGGGaacattcaagaaatctaGTGAAGTCACATTGGCTCtaatgagaaaaaatgaaatagcATTGATGAATGTGATTGAAACAATCATGTACGACAGAAACATGGACCACTCGATACAAAAAGCCCTGAAAGTTTTGAGAAACAAGATCCGTGGTATAGATCCGCAAGATGGGTTAGTTTTGAGTGTTGCTGGTCAGACGGAGACATTGATTCAAGAATCAACATCGGAAGAGAATTTGAGCAAGATGTATATTGGCTGGCTCCCGTTCTGGTAG
- the SKDI02G2480 gene encoding uncharacterized protein (similar to Saccharomyces cerevisiae YBR137W; ancestral locus Anc_3.132), producing MVVLDKKLLGRLTSRTVPLEELEDMEKRCLLSTFTCQDAFDLGNYVRNAVKENFPEKAVAIDISLPNGHCLFRTVTYGGSALDNDFWIQRKRKTAIRFGHSSFYMGCKKGDKLPEEKFFLDSKEYAFHGGAVLIQSEKSDYPYACLTISGLKQEEDHLMAVTSLIAFSNESLEEDLNLD from the coding sequence ATGGTCGTTTTagataaaaaattattggGAAGGTTAACTTCTCGCACGGTTCCATTAGAGGAGTTAGAAGATATGGAAAAACGTTGCTTGTTGTCTACTTTCACATGTCAAGATGCCTTCGATCTAGGAAATTACGTGAGAAACGCGGTCAAGGAGAACTTTCCAGAGAAAGCGGTTGCAATTGATATCTCCTTACCAAATGGACATTGCTTATTTCGTACAGTAACGTACGGCGGTAGTGCGTTGGATAATGATTTTTGGATCCAAAGGAAGAGAAAGACAGCGATTCGATTCGGACATTCGAGCTTCTACATGGGTTGCAAAAAAGGAGACAAACtacctgaagaaaaattcttcttaGATTCAAAGGAATATGCTTTTCATGGTGGTGCTGTCTTAATTCAATCCGAAAAAAGTGACTACCCATATGCTTGCTTAACTATAAGCGGATTGAAACAGGAAGAAGACCACTTGATGGCGGTCACTTCTTTAATCGCTTTCTCCAATGAAAGCCTAGAAGAAGACTTGAATTTGGATTAA
- the SKDI02G2490 gene encoding uncharacterized protein (similar to Saccharomyces cerevisiae YBR138C; ancestral locus Anc_3.131), producing MEKDQTHFKVLESVDTNSLSLLSSNTSSNTNSNTNNKLSIIASDISTGSMLSRPVTPPVIQDNENNSMLQWQFEKKEFIFDSNSTPSKQTRPAQRNSPYQNQNQNHNQQLLNVRKRRSQLIGAKPKVPSKLYQSVSKLDLIDDKNFTSLPIAPPCNTEMNEDDSDNNEYINNKKRPRLNPMNELRVHSNKRNRYVSYGPILDTKNFELAESLSQDTQPLVLVEDYIPYTQSKSTKKMVSISDLKSKLNKRRDNHIPLRVKNSYPEINKDSNRNSLEPNSLTLIPHILKNTEENIDGNNNPLNFIKEESEMSNISIPTSIEKMVVNLFSIPSSTKSYDDLYLSELNVHSQLRKCVICEKALYEISSKLLNSGHYKEIVCEQCTVKYEEAAKFFENCEFESSMDDSNLSSGTFSDLENSAESFHLSTDAPIKIGRDREDNKMNYRKENSKKKDSFSRELIERLQVQLLENDLASKNHPNKEVMGSKSMAWFLEARRKLKWKWRINGLLPHFLRGQNNDRLNFQS from the coding sequence ATGGAGAAAGATCAGACTCACTTTAAGGTGTTAGAATCCGTAGACACAAACTCATTGTCTTTGCTTTCCTCCAATACCAGCTCAAATACAAACAGCAACACCAATAATAAATTAAGTATTATAGCTAGTGATATTTCCACGGGGTCTATGCTTTCCAGGCCCGTAACTCCTCCCGTAATCCAGGATAACGAAAACAATTCCATGTTGCAGTGgcaatttgaaaagaaagaatttaTCTTTGACAGTAATAGCACACCTTCCAAACAGACAAGACCAGCGCAGAGGAATTCCCCCTatcaaaaccaaaatcaaaatcataatCAACAGTTGTTGAATGTAAGAAAGCGACGCTCACAACTAATTGGTGCCAAACCCAAAGTTCCATCAAAACTGTACCAATCCGTTTCCAAATTAGATCTAattgatgataaaaatttcaccTCTTTGCCAATCGCACCACCATGCAATACCGAAATGAATGAAGACGACAGTGACAataatgaatatataaacaataaaaaacgACCCAGGTTAAATCCCATGAATGAACTACGAGTACATAGCAACAAACGTAACAGGTATGTCAGTTATGGGCCAATCTTGGATACAAAAAACTTTGAGCTAGCGGAAAGTCTCTCTCAGGATACACAACCACTGGTCTTGGTTGAAGATTACATACCCTATACCCAAAGTaaatcaacaaaaaaaatggtatctATTTCAGATTTGAAATCGAAACTgaataaaagaagagatAATCACATTCCATTAAGagtaaaaaattcatatcCGGAAATTAATAAGGATTCAAATAGAAATAGTCTTGAGCCAAACTCATTGACGCTAATACCCcatattctgaaaaatacagAGGAAAATATCGATGGAAATAACAATCCCCtgaattttatcaaagaagaaagtgaaatgAGTAATATATCCATACCAACTTCAATTGAGAAAATGGTGGTTAATCTATTCAGTATCCCTTCTTCAACTAAAAGTTACGATGACCTCTATTTGTCGGAATTGAATGTTCATTCTCAACTGAGAAAATGTGTCATCTGCGAGAAAGCTTTATATGAAATCAGCTCAAAGCTCTTGAATTCAGGGCAttacaaagaaattgtttGTGAGCAATGCACGGTTAAATATGAAGAAGCagcaaaattttttgaaaattgcgAGTTCGAATCCTCTATGGATGATTCAAATCTAAGCAGCGGGACATTTAGTGATCTCGAGAATTCAGCAGAATCATTCCATTTATCGACAGATGCTCCAATAAAAATCGGTAGAGACAGAGAAGATAATAAGATGAACTACAGAAaggaaaattcaaagaaaaaggacaGTTTCTCCAGAGAACTTATAGAACGATTACAAGTGCAGTTACTGGAAAACGATTTGGCAAGTAAAAATCATCCTAATAAAGAGGTAATGGGTTCAAAGTCAATGGCTTGGTTCTTGGAAGCCAgaaggaaattgaaatgGAAGTGGAGAATAAACGGCTTACTACCGCACTTTTTGCGGGGCCAAAATAACGATCGtttaaattttcaatcTTAA
- the ATG42 gene encoding carboxypeptidase C (similar to Saccharomyces cerevisiae YBR139W; ancestral locus Anc_3.127): MKYLNFTFVFQFIISINYASFCEAFSLFGDGKSFANFGEQLKSPRNTQQTLKANRFDSDDLLMTTLISPIDTGYSLRLRTVDPSKLGIDTVKQWSGYMDYKDSKHFFYWFFESRNDPANDPIILWLNGGPGCSSFTGLLFELGPSSIGADMKPIHNPYSWNNNASMIFLEQPLGVGFSYGDEKVSSTKLAGKDAYIFLELFFEAFPHLRSNDFHIAGESYAGHYIPQIAHEIVVKNPERTFNLTSIMIGNGITDSLIQADYYEPMACGKGGYRPVLSSEECEKMKKAAGRCRRLNRLCYASKSSIPCILATTYCDSALLEPYTKTGLNVYDIRGPCEDNSTDGMCYTGLGYVDQYMNFPEVEEALGSDVHNYSGCDNDVFTGFLLTGDGSKPFQQYVAELLNHNLPVLIYAGDKDYICNWLGNHAWTNELEWINKPRYQRRMLRPWISEETGEELGQVKNYGPFTFLRVYDAGHMVPYDQPEASLQMVNNWISGNREFFKHSSP; the protein is encoded by the coding sequence ATGAAGTATTTGAACTTCACCTTTGTGTTTCAGTTCATAATCAGCATTAATTATGCCTCTTTCTGCGAGgcattttctctttttggaGATGGCAAATCCTTTGCCAACTTTGGTGAGCAACTAAAGTCCCCTCGAAATACACAGCAGACACTCAAAGCAAATCGCTTTGACTCAGATGATCTGCTAATGACAACTTTGATCTCACCTATTGATACAGGTTATAGCTTAAGACTTAGGACTGTAGATCCTTCTAAGCTAGGAATTGACACTGTTAAACAATGGTCTGGCTACATGGACTACAAAGACTccaagcattttttttactggttttttgaaagtagGAATGATCCTGCCAACGATCCTATTATTCTTTGGTTAAATGGTGGGCCCGGTTGCTCCTCCTTCACTGGATTGCTATTTGAACTAGGACCCTCGTCAATTGGCGCCGACATGAAACCAATCCATAACCCTTATTCCTGGAACAATAATGCTTCGATGATCTTTCTGGAACAACCTTTAGGGGTCGGATTTTCTTACGgtgatgaaaaagtttcttcCACGAAGTTAGCCGGCAAGGATGcttacatttttttggaactATTTTTTGAAGCCTTTCCTCATTTGCGTTCGAACGATTTTCATATTGCGGGAGAGTCTTATGCAGGTCATTATATTCCTCAAATTGCTCATGAGATAGTTGTAAAGAACCCTGAAAGAACGTTTAATTTAACCTCTATCATGATTGGGAATGGTATTACCGATTCTTTAATTCAGGCGGATTATTATGAGCCGATGGCATGTGGTAAAGGCGGCTATCGACCCGTTCTTTCATCGGAAGAATGtgagaaaatgaaaaaagccGCAGGTCGCTGTCGTAGATTGAATAGGCTATGTTATGCCTCTAAATCAAGTATTCCATGCATACTCGCCACGACCTATTGCGACTCCGCACTTTTGGAGCCGTATACGAAGACAGGGCTCAATGTTTATGATATCAGAGGACCCTGCGAAGATAATAGCACTGACGGCATGTGTTATACTGGTCTTGGTTATGTTGATCAGTACATGAATTTTCctgaagttgaagaagcaCTGGGCTCCGATGTGCACAATTATTCCGGCTGTGATAATGACGTATTCACGGGATTTTTGCTCACAGGTGATGGAAGCAAACCATTTCAGCAATACGTTGCAGAACTATTAAATCACAACCTTCCGGTATTAATTTATGCCGGTGACAAGGATTATATTTGTAATTGGTTAGGAAACCATGCTTGGACTAATGAGCTAGAATGGATCAATAAACCTAgatatcaaagaagaatgtTAAGGCCATGGATTAGTGAAGAAACAGGTGAAGAGTTAGGACAAGTCAAAAATTACGGCCCTTTCACCTTTTTAAGAGTATATGATGCAGGCCACATGGTGCCCTATGATCAGCCGGAAGCAAGCTTGCAAATGGTTAACAACTGGATTTCTGGTAACcgtgaatttttcaagcacTCTTCGCCTTGA